gatattataactttttgtatttttttacacataaatttcgtattgtttttctttaatttactatacaccgtgtttttattgaattccgttaacttcggggtatagttaagtacgtttataagaactaaatggcatagttaattttcaaaaaaaaaatttttttttgttttcttttttgtttttttttttgtttaaaaagtaattaaatgtagcatatagcgttgttgtaacacgggcattacatttaactcaaccaaacaattgaaatctgtgacatatcaatgtcatttcgtacatcaatcgaccgatattgtatttaagtttagtagcaaatgtatgaactcattctaaacactaatcaatatgtaagccggccctaaggcaagtgtacacgcttgtagaggccttatagtaaaaaaataaattatggattatctccgaaatggacttaattagaacatcggtgtctttgagaaagttacttgatttaagctcaggaatgcacccttgaaattaacggaaataaaaaaaaaacacggtgtatttaaagctcttagcaccatgttatttcaagctctgctcgcgaggtctacagctcacagagccactagttttatacgttttcattttgagttttagtcgtgtgtcgatagatggcagtaaatttacagtgactacaaaatttacaatgacaggacccctctatactatctattatttttgGCTCAAGCCTATAATACGTACAACACAGCCGGTCAACTCTACTGCCGTGAATGTGACAGTTTTTAAGAACAAGTTTGGCCTGGCCAGCCACATAAGAGCTCATAAGAGGACAAACCCTTGATTGCTGaggtcgccgtcatcgaaatcgatgtggaggactatatatatatatgagacTTACTTTGCTGCGGCGAAACGACCGAGCTCTGCTGTGACCCGTTGTTATCCAATTTATCCATAGGTTTAGATTTCTCCGTCTTCTCGTGAAGCAACTCCAACGCTGACAATCAGACAATGCAAGGTAACTTCATTTATTCCAACTTATCTAGATTCTAGAGCAAATAAAGATAGCGGTGATGAGATAACAAACGTCTGCTTTCTCAGTCAGAATAATTGCAATATTTGTTTAGATACCTGTAGGTATACGTACTGAATGTCTGTACAATTTGATTGCTGGCTTTTGCCtgcatatgtaggtacctacgtgctGCGCAAAGATTGCGGCATTCACAACTTACTGCCGGCAATTTTCTTTGAATTGTGGTTAATTTTGAtactagggtaattcgccagtaactggccaggtttgaataactggccagcttatactaaaatgaattatatttataggtgaatagaattcatttttagtttaaggcggccagttactaaaagtggccatcACTGATGGCCCatcagttactggcgaattaggTACCCTATGTCACGAGTGATAGAGAAATAATAAACTTTCTCTGTTTCTCTTTTGCAAAGTGTCCGAAGACCGTATATGGGGCATtgtctatgaaaagggaccttattgttgatggcgcttacgccgcacagcgtcgcgcggcattgtatttatattggaGCTTTGTTAacaatggcgtaagcgccatcgacactAAGGTTcgttttcatagataacgtcacatatttgtatATAACAATTCCTATACGTCGCCTTTCAGCGCCATCTTCTTCAGCTGTTAAACCCGGGAGCACGAACATATACAACCAAAAATCTACGGTAGAATGACTTAGATTTTAGAATCCTGTGATTTTGAAATTATAACTTTTCCTTTAGGGAAAACAGAAGTGTTGGTACCTTGGTATATGTTtaaaggagcccactgattaccagttcgccggacgatatcagcctgtcagttaaacgcaaaatttgacagctccgaacaactgtcaggctgatatcgtccggcgaactggtaatctgtgggccccttaaagttCACTGTGACACAGTAACAAGTTAGGCCTGGCTCTTATCTCGGCTGCTGCTAATTAAGTGTAGGTAAACTATAATAAAAGTAGCATACAAttgtctcggagaagactggctaaagttgacaccAACATcttctaaactctaaatcataattagattccaaaaaatgttgccactgcaataatttgtttgtaaaatagtaaattcctttttataaataaatacgctaagatgatttatttattggtaattttacgcctacgatttaaaaaagtacttttatttacttatttttacataaatacaagacgcgctagtaaaaagtgccaacattgtcttactttttttggaatttaattatgatttagagtataggcgcgcgagtttttcgacctacccgcacttggtcttggtcttgtttattaaCATATTTTCCATACAAGAGGCGGGGAATAAtggcacagaagaaataatagtactaccgtacagaaaggacacttcctacaaacccgaagtttgacagcgattcagggtcgaatcatgctatctctttctaatatatagcactgtccctttcggctatttagggttgccaaattcaagtgattatcttattatgtggtcTCCCCACTGCTAATGGGAATGATTTATATGAAGCGCCAATAAAAATACCGTCAGTGAGCGACATGGCGTCCATGTTGTTGTCCTGTATGGTCTCGAGCTGATGCCGGAACTTGGCGGTTATCTTCCGCCGCTGGTAGTCCGCCTCTATCTGCTGCTTCGTGCGGGGAATCCGGAACCGGAAACAGCAGCACACCATCACGACTGACGAAGGAGTGACATATTGATATCAACTATTGTTGACAGCCAAACGTGGACGAATAAAACAAGAAGGCGTAtattgtacatacatacatgtatacatataatcacgcccatttcccggggggggggggggggggggtaggcAGAGTCCatggatttccacttgctacgattctGACATATACCTCTTTCATAATATtcacttttattatatattcGGATATTGTCtctgggtgcattacatttgttataattacttttcatatattatagtttgatatatcgttattttcaataacgtaataaatgtcatactaccgtaatacctaattaacggtatacataatgttattattggtatagtggtcataaggtatatttacacttcgtctaatatacattgccataattattacatactctaaagcatattatttgttataacaagtgacatcacataattatttatgtagcataatagttgcatgacataaatgggttaggttaggttgaaactgcgactccgcacaaacgaataactacctaacaaaaggagggttaggttaggttagaactttgacccgccgtagaataaaatattctatcaaaaaagtggtttaggttaggtttgaactgcggcccccgcagaacgaaacccgtgaaaaagtaggttaggttagaactgcgacctccctagaataaaatagctagcaaaagcagtaggcctaaaagtatgtaaaactttacgttatcactaaatgaaatatgacaaaaaattgtatacgatatatgtatttatacttgataaaattgtatgaagtattacgttatacaaaaatataatataacaaatgtcattataaaacatgtctatatactatttgaaaattatattacattaggcattatatcaatgacagtttagataaaatcactatataataaaggaaacgtattataaaaattacattataacatacaataatatatcaaatggcgttataagaaatgtatgatagattttttataattatattaaacattacacacccattGTCTCTATATAAAAACGCCGTAAAACCACTCAACTTTAGTTCAAAACCTCCCAACTATGTCCAAAATTGACTGGCATATCTTCGTTTAGGTGGAGTTCTATACATgcctatttatttgtataaatacaTAAACTATATATATAGTCTATACTTCTATAGGGCAAATCCAATatgcagcgccatctattgaaCGGAAGTTGAGTTCATTGACAGGGGTTCTGTTATTTTTATGGAAATTGCGTTAGTGACGCCATCTGGCAATAACCTGAATATTGGAGGAACAAGACTTTGGACTAGACATTGTCAGTCTTCTTATTTTATTCGTCCATGACTATAATAATCATACTTGGTACGAGGGTAGTCCCAGAAGTGACCGACCTGACaaagaaaacaaaagaaaatctaaacttttttttattatttttctacatAATCTCCTTTTAGTTCCATGCACTTAGCCCAGCGATGTTCGAGAGCTTCAACACCTTGTTTGTAGTGAGATTTGTCGAGGTCTTCAAAATACCCATCAACCGCAGCCTCCACTTCATCATTGCTGGCAAATCTTTTACCACcaagccatttttttaaattaggaaACAAAAAATAATCGGAAGGGGCCAAATCAGGCGAATAGGGTGCATGAGGAAGTAATTCGAACTTTAACTCGCGGATTTTGGTCATGGCCTTGGCACACGTGTGTACTGGTGCATTGTCTTGgtgaaacaaaattttttttttcgccagATGTGGTCGTTTTTGACAGATTTTTTCACTCAATTGATGCAAAAGGTTGGCATAATACTCGCCATTGATAGTCTTTCCTTTCTGAAGATAATCTATGAAGATTATCCCACGGCAATCCCAAAAAACGGAGGCCATGACCTTTCCTGCTGATGGAACTGTTTTAGCCTTCTTTGGCCGGGCCGGTTCTCCTCTTCGAGTCCATTGCTTCGACTGTTCTTTCGTCTCTGGTGTGAAATAATGCACCCACGTTTCATCCATAGTAATATAACGCCGCAAAAACTCCGCTTTATTGTTGTGAAATTTTGCCAAACACTCGGTCGAAATATCTTCGCGATGTATTTTTTGTTCGTCTGTGAGCAATCGCGGCACCCACCTTGCGCACATCTTTTTCATATCCAAATTTTCAGTTAATATGCGATGTACAGCACTTTTTGAAATACCTGCCATGTCTGCTAGCTCGCGTACTTTCAATCGACGGTCATCTAATACCATTTTCTGgattttttttacagtttcTGGCGTAGTCACTTCATTTGGTCGACCACATCGATGTTCATCTTCACAACTAGAGCGACCTCGTTTAAACTCTGCCACCCAATATTTTACTGTTGTAAACGATGGAGCAGACTCCCCCAAAGTAGAATCTAGCTCCGTTTTAATACTAGTTGGACTAAAACCTTTCAAATGAAAGTATTGTATCACATAACGATGGCCAATTTTCTCCATGTCGGAAAATTTGTTCACAGCGTTCACTATTGATGGCTACTAAACAAAAGACAAACGACGCTATGTGTtcgaatttcaaatttaaactttataaAGAGGTATTCtgttttaaaaaagtatttactcaaaataaaaacctctttaagtgtgTCAGGTCGGTCACTTCTGGGACCACCCTCGTATATAGATGCCTATTAGCTGCTGAAgatactttagtaaatatttagTATTGGCCGAAGAGGCactacttaaaaaaatgttgagaACGTAGTTGCAGGTGAGGTGATAAATTTATGCTTACATAATGAAAGCTCGTATCTCACTATGCATTCACTATTGAGATACGAGTTTTAAAAAGAGACAGTTTGCTTAGAGTTTTTAGTTATGGGTAACAATCTAAATATAGGGGAAATGAATGTCTGGTTACTGATGGTTACCATGATTTTTAGGTActtgaaaataaattagtaggtataacaCTAAACCCGGGTTACCcgcttaaacctggagttaccattgttaccagtacaatttgacgctGGGTTAAcggcttaaccccgggttagtgggatggtgcaagtagcgcTTAAGTAATTTAACTATCTACGACAGATATTTAGCTCTTTCAAATAATCCGCTCTTGAATGTGtcaaaaatgtaattaattaaacCATATACGTACTCATAACTGTCACCACGcctaaacaaataaacataatGTGCCAGAGCTTCAGTTCGCCCATAACTTTCTGCTCCAGCCATTGCGGTTCCTCCATACCCGCGAAGATCTTCTCTCCAATCTCCATTGTGTTTATAATATGTCTTTATCAAcaaatatatacaatataaaCGTTTGTGAATACGACGCGTCCGCTAAACGGTTCACTCGGAATAAAAACTAATTGACTCTATTCCTAGGAGTGGTTTGCCACACCTTGTATTACGCTATCAACCCCCGGCACTCCCGTAAATTAGTTTTGACTCAACACATAGATTCCGTGTGACGTTTGTTCAAATAACAGTTCATTAATGTTACTCGCTGCCCCTTgtgcatttgtttttattaaatattaaacgcGTTATTATTTGAGTTAGGGCGTGATTCCCGTTGAACTATTTCAAATTTCCCGCTAACTATAAGGGTGAATTAGAAATTAGTGTTGCTAGAGCTAAAGTGTATAGCATCGATACAAAATGAAAGAAAAGATTATCTGCGAAATTGTGATTTAAATAATTACTCGTTTCTTcgaatatacattaaattataaaagattaaagttttaaataaatgtattatcattattatcataaaaaattAAGCCTATTTTGATATAAACGTATGAACATTTGCTTTTGTATGATAGTTAATCAGATGTAATTAAACAGttcatataattaaattaatttatattaacaatacacaaaagtttaattagaaAATAGTAGCCAGGATTGATAAAACTTGCAATGTCCTAATTGGAATTTATGAATGAAATTCGTATTGGACTgctgatattttttttactggCAACTATTCGATTTTGTTTCTCTTTCGTTTAACGACTGTTTCACCTTCCCGCAGAAAATAGGGTGTCGAATCTGTCCTATAACCTCCGCtatatttattactatttaaaGATCGAAGATGAATCTTTTATGATAATTGTGGTTCAATTCGTGTAAAGGTTTTATTAAGTGATGTTGTGTAATATCGGTTGCGTTCTTGCGGTCATTCTGTAGCATTTGAAAAATTAAACATGGCCTCGAACCGAGGACTTCAGATCGGGTCCGCGTGGTTTCAACGGAAGCTGAACTTGAGGCCGCAGCACCGGGGCGTGCACCTCGTCACCGAGGAGATCCTCAAGCAGGTGCCCGAGTTGTCGCTATTCGCCATCGGACTCTGCCACATCCAGAGTGAGTACCACTATACGCTAAGACGTCGCTCCTGCTTCTACATTGCTGCACCCCCTCCCACTTGTCAATTTGCCCTACATTTTAATCTCGCGCGATTTTTGGTTTATGATTAAAGTAATGAAATTTGCATCAATGTCGATAACGCAGTGGTCATATGACTATAGTAGTAGGACAGTGCGTGAAATGTCAAAATGCGTAACGTATATAAACCGGCTGACGAGAGGGCACGTTGTTTTCAGTTATGCACACTTCGGCGAGTCTCGCGTTAAATGAAAGCTGGGACCCAGACGTACGAGACGACATGGAGATGATGCTCAACAAAATCGTGCCCGAGGGACTGCCGTACCGCCACTCCTGCGAGGGCCCTGACGATATGGTAATAATCCACACTTATCATAAACATTTTGTTTTGATCTTCCCTTCTATGATGACAATTCAAACTTAGAACATTCTCAGAGTGTCAGCTGTTTGTTTATGCCATTTTAATTGTCACTTGTTTGCTAATTTGTGAGTCTTGAAGGTGACCCATAGCATATTATATGTGAATGCATAGCTGTAATCTCTTATCAGCTATCAAACATAATATAAGCAAAACCTCTGGCTTCAATTATATTGTTGATATGCTGTGATATTATCAACTTTCTTATCATTGTGACCTTGTTTATTAGTGTGCCAAATCTGATGACATAaggcaaaaaataataatattgttttatgaaGTGTCCTAATCATGAATCTTAAGATATGTTTAAGAGAATCCGGCCTTCACCGCTGGAGGGcttcgtcactttttctttaatatatgacatctatttcagtttataatttatatatagtagtgtgactacttaaaaaacacaaatcaaaatatttaataaaataatttgatttgtttccaAAGTTGTGACTTTAAAGAAATGTTATGAGAAATGGTAACCCAATTAATTGACCATTAAGATATTATGTCACTATACACTTTAAATGACAATTTAACCTTACGCCTTTGCCTTATTGCAACTGAGAAATTGACATTCGGTTACTTAATAATGAATTCTAGTGACATGTTAAAACTGTCATTTAACCAACCCTCACAATCATATTAGACCGAGGACTAATGGGCCACATATTTGTCTCATGAAGTGAATGTATAGAATGATTATTTATGTTACTATATAAAGTCACTCAATATAACGTTTCACTCCCTATTTTTGCCTGTAATGGgtttactttaatattaatttctctctatttaacgaaaactCTCTATAATGTCAAAAAATGTCAGGTCCCTTGAGTGTCGCgatatagagtttacactgtattaTTAAAGCGTAAAATAG
This genomic interval from Cydia splendana chromosome 15, ilCydSple1.2, whole genome shotgun sequence contains the following:
- the LOC134797776 gene encoding transmembrane inner ear expressed protein; its protein translation is MEIGEKIFAGMEEPQWLEQKVMGELKLWHIMFICLGVVTVMIVMVCCCFRFRIPRTKQQIEADYQRRKITAKFRHQLETIQDNNMDAMSLTDALELLHEKTEKSKPMDKLDNNGSQQSSVVSPQQSSLDAAFPEGQPQKPEPQVAGLSFVKFATKVSHLAKLGGGGKTPADPPAPNKMDF
- the LOC134797777 gene encoding UPF0047 protein YjbQ, whose translation is MASNRGLQIGSAWFQRKLNLRPQHRGVHLVTEEILKQVPELSLFAIGLCHIQIMHTSASLALNESWDPDVRDDMEMMLNKIVPEGLPYRHSCEGPDDMPAHVKACFLGSSLTIPITDGKLNLGTWQGVWLCEHRNHAGSRKVVVTLSGCPRDSPLSAASPASCSS